Within the Tursiops truncatus isolate mTurTru1 chromosome 12, mTurTru1.mat.Y, whole genome shotgun sequence genome, the region gcccatgcgcctagagcccgtgctccacaacaagagaagccaccgcaatgagaagcccacacatcgcaacgaagagtagccctcgccgcaactagagaaagcccgtgcacagaaacaaagacccaacgcagccataaatgaatgaatgaatgaataaataaataaataaaataagagatatttttaaaagaattgtaaaTTTAAACTGCTCTGAGGcttgacctttattttttttgatgattaAGATTTGAAATAATAGTAGTACAACAGGTATGGTGACAGAAgcagaaaatacaaatttaaaaagcttttttaaaaaaaaatattcaaagctgCATCACTTTGCCTCTTAGGGTCTTGGATTTTACAGCAGCAAATCAAGGTTATTATAATAGCATTTCTCTTCCAATCACTAAATTTCTTGAGGTAATAGAATAAGTTCCCAGAGAAGAGCGTGTATATTTTGCTGTACCTGGTATATGACATGAGAGGGTTTCTGCCAGTTATCCATGAACTCAGGTGAGAAGAATAGCATGTATATTTCATTCCTCACTTCCTaataaaattaactaatttaagGTTTGCAAGTGGGAAGCTtgggcccagagaagttaagcaacttttcCACATCACACAGATAACACTGAAAACTCTGAGCACTGGACCAGTTTTCGTGCCTCTCGTTTCCCTCGCACCTCTTCCAGCCTCACCTTCCTAAAGGTGAAGGTTGGAGATGTCCCAGCTGTggacagaagaagcaagagtcTTCTATAGTCTCTAAATTATCAGGAGTTGAGTTAATTGAATAAAGAACTGggtaaatttttataaatgaaattaataccATAGGAATGTGGTGTGGTACTAAAGCCTTGGCATGTCAAGAGAAAAGTGCAAGAGATACTTGAGTCTCCTCAAATGATGAGTCTTAATGaggtcttataatttttttcctttgacagaACAAACCTGTAATGGCTTTCGGATTGATAACCCTTTCACTTTGTGTGGCTTATATCGGTTATCTACATGCGACACAGGAGAATAAGAAGGACCTCTATGAAGCTATTGATAGTGAGGGACACAGTTATATGAGGAGGAAAACATCTAAGTGGGATTAACAGTGCTGGTTACTGCAGATGGAGCTTTACTGGGGACTCTGAAATCTTCAGGTGAAGATTAGCACCAAACAGTGTCTTGTTTCTTGTTCTAGAAGATGCTGCTGAGGAAGAAGGATGACGGTTGCAGCCAGGCCACTATAGTGAATGTTGTCCTTTCAAAACTGTAGCCATTATCGCATTCTTTTTCCACAGAAAGAGCTgctcaatattttttcttgactAAATCCTCTTGTAAAAGTGCCATGAGAATGGAAGTCACTTTTGTGAGTTAAGTTCTATATAATAAAAAGTACCGATGCTCTTAAATTTACAtggtatttttaacattttaaggggAATTGTGCATTTACAACTGTTGTGTTTAGTTTGTTTTGCTGTTTGCAAGGACAGTGTTCATTTTCTACCTGGCATAGAACCtatatttgtaaagaaaaaaacaattgtaaatTATCGTAAAGCCTGCAGTTAAAAACAAATAGTTTTTACAGAGTCACAGGTGGGtcttatatttccattttccatttcagcTAATTTTGGTCCAgaattttaattgaaaagatACTCCCATTCAACgactaaaataaagattaaatgagagaataacCCAAAGTAattggagtttttctttttttaaaaagaaagtatgttATACTGAGTATGATGTTTTTATTTGACTACAACCATtatctgttttggtttttgtaaaTGTTACAGTGATATTATAAATGTAGACCAAATGTTCTTACAGTTATTTAAAAACTAGAACTACTCAATAGATAAGAAAAGAAGGTCTAGTTTTAAAATAACCATAAGAACATGGGTTTACCTTATATATATACCTTTCTGATGAGTGTTCTAGACCTGTTTCATTTCTAGATATTTACCGCATTCTCCAAATCATTGGAATTGGAGCTCAGTAATAAATCTCATCTctgaaattttgtttcatttattattaacaAGTAAAATAATTGCATAGGCAGAGTTTATCATCataatgtaatatttaatttccagtgctttattgtggttttgcaagatacatgaaaatgtaattatgtctgatttgtaaatattaaagAGCTTAGCTAATTATCTACATGCAACCAAATTAAGTCTTTACTACTGAGCCCTAAATATTTCTTTGCTAGGTGTCTCTGTATAATACACTTAAAGTAGTTTAAAATGCACTTAGGAGGTATAAAATGCCTTTTAATTTAAAGTATTATCTTCTGCTGTTGGTTATTAAAGAACTAGAGTTCTTCTGTTTTCAACTTACGCATTTAATGTCACATCATTGTCTTTAGAGTTCTTCTAGTAGTCAACAAAATAAGTTGCTATTTGGTGAGGGAGTTATTAGTTAGGTGAGCTATCAGGAGATATTGCAGCGAAGAAGGGCATCCAGAACTGGACAGAGGGCGGCCTTAAGCCATGTGATGTGTGTGAATGAACCAGGGTAGCAGTAGATTCCGCAAGGCACACAGCTGTGAAAAGTAGTGCAAGGGAAGAAACCCATTGAATTTTAGGAGCAAGTAACTGTGATACTATTTACAGGGTGGTTACAAGTTCTGTAGCACAGTCTTTCTGTGTGCAGTGTCAAAGGCTGCCTGGCTGTGTGTTGATGTTTTCATTCCTTCTCTAAAGGAAAATGCCACTTTGACAGAGTCAGTTGTCTAAGGAGGGAATGCTCAGGGCAAGATAATTACAGCCTTTTGTAGTCTGGGTTCAAGCGGTAGGAGGAATGTTTTCCAGTGCAGGAATCTGATTGAGATTGGGCAAACTCAGTAACATAAGAGATTCAGTCTTGAAGCAAGTCTTGGTAAGTGAACCTTTGATAAGGTGTAAGCGACCTCTTTGCCCAGGGAAGCAGTCTCTTCTGATAGAAGAGCTATTTGCCCAGAGGAGCGAGCAGTTCAACTGACAAGTTGATAAGAATTTCCTGACGTAAACAGTGAAgttacttattattttataccCTTATCGGGTGACCAATCTGTCCCAGTTTGCCAGGCATCAAGGGGGTTCTTGAGATGTAGgactttccattttaaaacaagGACAACAAATTAGttaactctgatttttaaaaccaaGCTTAGTAATTTTCAGTGCTTGCTTAATGAAAGTAAATTTTCCTTTAAGACACTTGTGatatttcccagttttattgccatggcacaaaaacatatttatagataacctgaaaaaaattaaactcccTCCTTTTCTGGCCTAaaaaatcacttcttttttttaaatttttttttggtacgcgggcctctcccgctgccgagcacaggctctggacgcgcaggctcagcggccatggctcacgggcccagccgctctgcggcatgtgggatcttcccggaccggggcacgaacctgtgtcccctgagtcggcaggcggactctcaaccgctgtgccaccaaggaagccccaaaaGTCAATTCTTTAAAACAAACCATTTAACAGAAAGTATAgcaggctgaataatactccttTTCCCCCAGCCACCCCAGAGATGTTTGGAtactaatccctagaacctgtgaatatgttccaTTATATGGCAGAAGGGTCTtgacagatgtgattaagttcaggattttgagatggggaaatTATCCTTTATTATCTGGGTGGACTTGATAGAATCACAGaagtccttataagagggaggcagatgaTCAGAGGAAGAAGCAATGTCACCCtgcaaacaggaagagaaaaggcTACATTGATGTGAGTCCATGGGCCAAGGAACGTGggtggcctctggaagctggaaaaggcaaggaaacagattctcccctaaagcctccagaaggaccAGTGCTGCTAACATCTTAATTTTAGCCCCATaagactcattttggacttctgacctccggaAGTGcaagagaataaatgtgtgtggttttaagctactaaatatgtggtaatttgttacaaccccagaaggaaactaatacagaaggTATCTGGGAAATGAACAGCTGTACCATGTTCCCTTTAGTCATTATTTCTAGTCGCTTTTATGAGCAAAGCTTGTCTTACCTAGCAACAGTTGCTAAGTAAGTTAACAGTTTAATCTAGAGTCTAGGAGGGAGCAACTGCTTAAATCTTCCCAAATCCAGTGCCCATACCTTATAATGGCAGAGGCTTTCATTACCATTCTTTACCATTAGGCACATAACCACTACCTAATCATGGCaaatcatttaatccttgcaggCCTCTAGCATTATCTTCAAACCTTGAACCTCTTGCAGCTTTCTCAAACATCtagcttttcttaaaattttctgatccTAAAAGAGTGTTTTGGCTGTACGTAGTAAAAGACAAATTTAATTATGATCAGAAATCCGAATTACACAAACTTTGTTTGCTGTGCTGTATGTAATAAGATAATTCCACCAGCCCCCTTTGGGAAAATCTTCAAACAGATCCATGAGTACAAGCCATTTAAGACACGCTTTTACACTCACAAAGATATACTGGGTAAGTgactttgctgtttttctttgttctaatGTTTCATAGCATTATATGACATTCTTCCTGATGTGTAGACTTTGATCAGCCCTCCTGATCAAAGTTGCTTGTCCTGCAGGGGTGTCTGTTTGGCATGAGAAGAATGTGGGTTGAAATCAGTTCTCCACTTCCCAGTTGTGTGCCTTGACAGTATGCTTAGTCTCTCAGTCTGTCTCCTTATATGTAAATAGGTATGTTAATACTTACCTTGCAGATTTGTCTTGAGGctttaatgaaatatttgtacCTATTCTAAAGTCTGGCACATAATAGTAACTGAGAGTTCTTTTTGCCCTTCCTCATAATTGGGCACCTTCCATACACACAGGAGAGGAAATATCTCTAAGTAATACCTTAATACATGGGTGAAAgaaactatatttttttaatacatctttattggagtataatgcttcacaacggtgtgttagttcctgctgtataacaaagtgaatcagctgtatgtatacttatatccccatatcccctccctcttggcgtctccctcccaccctccctatcccacacctctaggtggtcacaaagcaccgagctgacctccctgtgctatgcggctgcttcccactagttatctattttacatttggtagtgtatgtatgtccatcccactctctcacctcctcccagcttacccttccccctccccgccctcaagtccattctctatgtctgcgtctttattcctgtcctgccactaggttcatcagaaccatttttttttagattccatatatatgcgttagcatatggtaaaACTATATTAGTAGCTGGTGACATAAAAGTAGGTAGATCTGGGTAACAGaatatgtactatatatacacttctttttcttcctcttttaaatccttttgtatttttaaaaaatttttattgaaatatagttgatttaccatgtttcaggtatatagcaaa harbors:
- the SMIM8 gene encoding small integral membrane protein 8 isoform X2; its protein translation is MSSAPEPPAFKKEPPKEKDLGNPGLRGVRSTTLFRAVNPELFIKPNKPVMAFGLITLSLCVAYIGYLHATQENKKDLYEAIDSEGHSYMRRKTSKWD